One part of the Arabidopsis thaliana chromosome 1 sequence genome encodes these proteins:
- the AAE14 gene encoding acyl-activating enzyme 14, which produces MANHSRPHICQCLTRLASVKRNAVVTVYGNRKRTGREFVDGVLSLAAGLIRLGLRNGDVVSIAAFNSDLFLEWLLAVALVGGVVAPLNYRWSLKEAKMAMLLVEPVLLVTDETCVSWCIDVQNGDIPSLKWRVLMESTSTDFANELNQFLTTEMLKQRTLVPSLATYAWASDDAVVICFTSGTTGRPKGVTISHLAFITQSLAKIAIAGYGEDDVYLHTSPLVHIGGLSSAMAMLMVGACHVLLPKFDAKTALQVMEQNHITCFITVPAMMADLIRVNRTTKNGAENRGVRKILNGGGSLSSELLKEAVNIFPCARILSAYGMTEACSSLTFMTLHDPTQESFKVTYPLLNQPKQGTCVGKPAPHIELMVKLDEDSSRVGKILTRGPHTMLRYWGHQVAQENVETSESRSNEAWLDTGDIGAFDEFGNLWLIGRSNGRIKTGGENVYPEEVTFQHKKLLDITLKFFYGLNLRRWKLF; this is translated from the exons ATGGCTAATCACTCTCGGCCTCACATCTGCCAGTGTTTGACTCGGCTAGCCTCCGTCAAACGGAACGCCGTCGTCACAGTCTACGGAAACCGGAAGCGCACCGGCAGGGAGTTCGTTGACGGCGTACTGAGCCTTGCCGCCGGACTGATTCGTCTCGGCCTCCGAAACGGTGATGTCGTCTCTATTGCTGCTTTTAACAG TGATTTGTTCTTGGAGTGGTTATTAGCTGTTGCATTGGTTGGAGGAGTAGTTGCTCCTTTGAATTACAGATGG AGCttgaaagaagcaaaaatgGCAATGCTGCTAGTAGAACCTGTGCTTTTGGTTACTGATGAGACATGTGTCTCGTGGTGCATTGATGTTCAAAATGGAGATATACCTTCCTTGAAATGGCGTGTGTTGATGGAGTCTACTTCAACAGATTTTGCAAATGAACTTAACCAgt TTTTGACAACCGAGATGCTTAAACAGCGTACACTGGTGCCTTCCTTAGCAACGTATGCTTGGGCTTCTGATGATGCTGTTGTTATATGTTTCACTTCTG GTACAACGGGAAGACCCAAGGGTGTGACGATAAGCCACTTGGCTTTCATAACACAGTCTCTAGCTAAGATTGCTATTGCTGGCTACGGTGAGGATGAT GTGTATTTGCACACGTCTCCATTAGTTCATATCGGCGGTCTGTCATCAGCTATGGCCATGCTAATGGTTGGAGCTTGCCATGTTCTGCTGCCCAAGTTTGATGCCAAAACAGCTCTTCAAGTTATGGAACAAAACCATATAACTTGCTTCATCACCGTCCCAGCTATGATGGCTGATCTTATTCGTGTCAACAG GACAACGAAAAATGGAGCTGAAAACCGCGGTGTGAGAAAGATACTAAACGGAGGTGGATCTTTATCAAGCGAACTCCTTAAAGAAGCTGTGAACATCTTCCCATGTGCGAGGATACTTTCAGCATATG GGATGACAGAGGCGTGCTCTTCGCTGACCTTCATGACTCTCCATGATCCAACACAAGAGTCTTTTAAGGTGACTTATCCTTTGCTTAACCAACCAAAGCAAGGCACATGTGTTGGCAAGCCTGCCCCTCATATCGAACTGATGGTTAAACTCGACGAAGATTCATCGAGGGTCGGGAAAATTCTAACGCGCGGACCACACACTATGCTTAGATATTGGGGTCATCAAGTAGctcaagaaaatgttgaaacaTCAGAATCCAGAAGCAATGAAGCTTGGCTTGACACAGGTGATATCGGGGCCTTTGATGAGTTTGGTAACTTATGGCTTATAGGCCGGTCCAATGGCCGAATCAAGACTGGAGGCGAGAATGTTTACCCCGAAGAGGTTACCTTCCAACACAAGAAACTGCTCGATATTACCCTCAAGTTTTTTTATGGATTGAATTTACGCAGGTGGAAGCTGTTCTAG
- a CDS encoding GATA zinc finger protein (unknown protein; FUNCTIONS IN: molecular_function unknown; INVOLVED IN: biological_process unknown; LOCATED IN: endomembrane system; EXPRESSED IN: 16 plant structures; EXPRESSED DURING: 6 growth stages; BEST Arabidopsis thaliana protein match is: unknown protein (TAIR:AT4G21740.1); Has 20 Blast hits to 20 proteins in 4 species: Archae - 0; Bacteria - 0; Metazoa - 0; Fungi - 0; Plants - 20; Viruses - 0; Other Eukaryotes - 0 (source: NCBI BLink).): MAAHKTSEYPPLISMLIMFIIVLESTIINARELRPSDHGLEYYYEPGESSEMTSFFGPPSSNDLTSISSPSSSILPSAVKSPMKTLSKDQDDDRVMNHVLVVGSLVCGLSGVALMVASALIYFLGYPKTQNSSVNCDHIHNNTK; this comes from the coding sequence atggCCGCACACAAAACCAGTGAGTATCCACCGTTGATTTCAATGCTGATCATGTTCATCATCGTCCTAGAATCAACGATTATCAATGCAAGAGAATTACGACCGTCCGATCACGGTCTCGAGTACTACTACGAACCAGGCGAGTCATCAGAAATGACGTCATTCTTTGGACCACCTTCTTCAAATGATCTAACGTCGATATCATCACCGTCTAGCTCGATATTGCCGAGTGCGGTGAAGTCTCCAATGAAGACGCTATCAAAAGATCAGGATGATGATCGCGTGATGAATCACGTGCTGGTTGTGGGCAGCTTGGTGTGTGGACTCTCCGGCGTGGCTTTGATGGTCGCTTCTGctctcatttattttctcgGTTACCCGAAAACGCAAAATTCCTCTGTTAATTGTGATCACATTCATAATAATACCAAGTAG
- the UGT78D1 gene encoding UDP-glucosyl transferase 78D1 (UDP-glucosyl transferase 78D1 (UGT78D1); CONTAINS InterPro DOMAIN/s: UDP-glucuronosyl/UDP-glucosyltransferase (InterPro:IPR002213); BEST Arabidopsis thaliana protein match is: UDP-glucosyl transferase 78D2 (TAIR:AT5G17050.1); Has 7371 Blast hits to 7330 proteins in 440 species: Archae - 0; Bacteria - 437; Metazoa - 1880; Fungi - 26; Plants - 4903; Viruses - 71; Other Eukaryotes - 54 (source: NCBI BLink).), producing MTKFSEPIRDSHVAVLAFFPVGAHAGPLLAVTRRLAAASPSTIFSFFNTARSNASLFSSDHPENIKVHDVSDGVPEGTMLGNPLEMVELFLEAAPRIFRSEIAAAEIEVGKKVTCMLTDAFFWFAADIAAELNATWVAFWAGGANSLCAHLYTDLIRETIGLKDVSMEETLGFIPGMENYRVKDIPEEVVFEDLDSVFPKALYQMSLALPRASAVFISSFEELEPTLNYNLRSKLKRFLNIAPLTLLSSTSEKEMRDPHGCFAWMGKRSAASVAYISFGTVMEPPPEELVAIAQGLESSKVPFVWSLKEKNMVHLPKGFLDRTREQGIVVPWAPQVELLKHEAMGVNVTHCGWNSVLESVSAGVPMIGRPILADNRLNGRAVEVVWKVGVMMDNGVFTKEGFEKCLNDVFVHDDGKTMKANAKKLKEKLQEDFSMKGSSLENFKILLDEIVKV from the exons ATGACCAAATTCTCCGAGCCAATCAGAGACTCCCACGTGGCAGTTCTCGCGTTTTTCCCCGTTGGCGCTCATGCCGGTCCTCTCTTAGCCGTCACTCGCCGTCTCGCCGCCGCTTCTCCCTCCaccatcttttctttcttcaacacCGCAAGATCAAACGCGTCGTTGTTCTCCTCTGATCATCCCGAGAACATCAAGGTCCACGACGTCTCTGACGGTGTTCCGGAGGGAACCATGCTCGGGAATCCACTGGAGATGGTCGAGCTGTTTCTCGAAGCGGCTCCACGTATTTTCCGGAGCGAAATCGCGGCGGCAGAGATAGAAGTTGGAAAGAAAGTGACATGCATGCTAACAGATGCCTTCTTCTGGTTCGCAGCGGACATAGCGGCTGAGCTGAACGCGACTTGGGTTGCCTTCTGGGCCGGCGGAGCAAACTCACTCTGTGCTCATCTCTACACTGATCTCATCAGAGAAACCATCGGTCTCAAAG ATGTGAGTATGGAAGAGACATTAGGGTTTATACCAGGAATGGAGAATTACAGAGTTAAAGATATACCAGAGGAAGTTGTATTTGAAGATTTGGACTCTGTTTTCCCAAAGGCTTTATACCAAATGAGTCTTGCTTTACCTCGTGCCTCTGCTGTTTTCATCAGTTCCTTTGAAGAGTTAGAACCTACATTGAACTATAACCTAAGATCCAAACTTAAACGTTTCTTGAACATCGCCCCTCTCACGTTATTATCTTCTACATCGGAGAAAGAGATGCGTGATCCTCATGGCTGCTTTGCTTGGATGGGGAAGAGATCAGCTGCTTCTGTAGCGTACATTAGCTTCGGCACCGTCATGGAACCTCCTCCTGAAGAGCTTGTGGCGATAGCACAAGGGTTGGAATCAAGCAAAGTGCCGTTTGTTTGGTCGCTGAAGGAGAAGAACATGGTTCATCTACCAAAAGGGTTTTTGGATCGGACAAGAGAGCAAGGGATAGTGGTTCCTTGGGCTCCACAAGTGGAACTGCTGAAACACGAGGCAATGGGTGTGAATGTGACACATTGTGGATGGAACTCAGTGTTGGAGAGTGTGTCGGCAGGTGTACCGATGATCGGCAGACCGATTTTGGCGGATAATAGGCTCAACGGAAGAGCAGTGGAGGTTGTGTGGAAGGTTGGAGTGATGATGGATAATGGAGTCTTCACGAAAGAAGGATTTGAGAAGTGTTTGaatgatgtttttgttcatGATGATGGTAAGACGATGAAGGCTAATGCCAAGAAGCTTAAAGAAAAACTCCAAGAAGATTTCTCCATGAAAGGAAGCTCTTTAgagaatttcaaaatattgttgGACGAAATTGTGAAAGTTTAG
- the AAE14 gene encoding acyl-activating enzyme 14: MANHSRPHICQCLTRLASVKRNAVVTVYGNRKRTGREFVDGVLSLAAGLIRLGLRNGDVVSIAAFNSDLFLEWLLAVALVGGVVAPLNYRWSLKEAKMAMLLVEPVLLVTDETCVSWCIDVQNGDIPSLKWRVLMESTSTDFANELNQFLTTEMLKQRTLVPSLATYAWASDDAVVICFTSGTTGRPKGVTISHLAFITQSLAKIAIAGYGEDDVYLHTSPLVHIGGLSSAMAMLMVGACHVLLPKFDAKTALQVMEQNHITCFITVPAMMADLIRVNRTTKNGAENRGVRKILNGGGSLSSELLKEAVNIFPCARILSAYGMTEACSSLTFMTLHDPTQESFKVTYPLLNQPKQGTCVGKPAPHIELMVKLDEDSSRVGKILTRGPHTMLRYWGHQVAQENVETSESRSNEAWLDTGDIGAFDEFGNLWLIGRSNGRIKTGGENVYPEEVEAVLVEHPGIVSAVVIGVIDTRLGEMVVACVRLQEKWIWSDVENRKGSFQLSSETLKHHCRTQNLTGFKIPKRFVRWEKQFPLTTTGKVKRDEVRRQVLSHFQIMTSSL; encoded by the exons ATGGCTAATCACTCTCGGCCTCACATCTGCCAGTGTTTGACTCGGCTAGCCTCCGTCAAACGGAACGCCGTCGTCACAGTCTACGGAAACCGGAAGCGCACCGGCAGGGAGTTCGTTGACGGCGTACTGAGCCTTGCCGCCGGACTGATTCGTCTCGGCCTCCGAAACGGTGATGTCGTCTCTATTGCTGCTTTTAACAG TGATTTGTTCTTGGAGTGGTTATTAGCTGTTGCATTGGTTGGAGGAGTAGTTGCTCCTTTGAATTACAGATGG AGCttgaaagaagcaaaaatgGCAATGCTGCTAGTAGAACCTGTGCTTTTGGTTACTGATGAGACATGTGTCTCGTGGTGCATTGATGTTCAAAATGGAGATATACCTTCCTTGAAATGGCGTGTGTTGATGGAGTCTACTTCAACAGATTTTGCAAATGAACTTAACCAgt TTTTGACAACCGAGATGCTTAAACAGCGTACACTGGTGCCTTCCTTAGCAACGTATGCTTGGGCTTCTGATGATGCTGTTGTTATATGTTTCACTTCTGGTACAAC GGGAAGACCCAAGGGTGTGACGATAAGCCACTTGGCTTTCATAACACAGTCTCTAGCTAAGATTGCTATTGCTGGCTACGGTGAGGATGAT GTGTATTTGCACACGTCTCCATTAGTTCATATCGGCGGTCTGTCATCAGCTATGGCCATGCTAATGGTTGGAGCTTGCCATGTTCTGCTGCCCAAGTTTGATGCCAAAACAGCTCTTCAAGTTATGGAACAAAACCATATAACTTGCTTCATCACCGTCCCAGCTATGATGGCTGATCTTATTCGTGTCAACAG GACAACGAAAAATGGAGCTGAAAACCGCGGTGTGAGAAAGATACTAAACGGAGGTGGATCTTTATCAAGCGAACTCCTTAAAGAAGCTGTGAACATCTTCCCATGTGCGAGGATACTTTCAGCATATG GGATGACAGAGGCGTGCTCTTCGCTGACCTTCATGACTCTCCATGATCCAACACAAGAGTCTTTTAAGGTGACTTATCCTTTGCTTAACCAACCAAAGCAAGGCACATGTGTTGGCAAGCCTGCCCCTCATATCGAACTGATGGTTAAACTCGACGAAGATTCATCGAGGGTCGGGAAAATTCTAACGCGCGGACCACACACTATGCTTAGATATTGGGGTCATCAAGTAGctcaagaaaatgttgaaacaTCAGAATCCAGAAGCAATGAAGCTTGGCTTGACACAGGTGATATCGGGGCCTTTGATGAGTTTGGTAACTTATGGCTTATAGGCCGGTCCAATGGCCGAATCAAGACTGGAGGCGAGAATGTTTACCCCGAAGAG GTGGAAGCTGTTCTAGTAGAGCATCCAGGGATTGTTTCTGCTGTGGTGATAGGCGTCATTGATACTCGTCTTGGAGAGATGGTCGTTGCTTGTGTTCGTTTACAGGAGAAATGGATATGGTCTGATGTTGAAAACCGTAAAGGAAGTTTCCAACTGTCAAGTGAGACACTCAAACATCATTGCAGAACACAGAACCTAACCGG GTTTAAGATACCGAAGAGGTTTGTCCGATGGGAGAAGCAGTTTCCGTTGACAACAACTGGGAAAGTGAAAAGAGATGAAGTTCGAAGACAAGTTTTGTCTCATTTCCAAATCATGACTAGCTCTCTCTGA
- the AAE14 gene encoding acyl-activating enzyme 14 encodes MANHSRPHICQCLTRLASVKRNAVVTVYGNRKRTGREFVDGVLSLAAGLIRLGLRNGDVVSIAAFNSDLFLEWLLAVALVGGVVAPLNYRWSLKEAKMAMLLVEPVLLVTDETCVSWCIDVQNGDIPSLKWRVLMESTSTDFANELNQFLTTEMLKQRTLVPSLATYAWASDDAVVICFTSGTTGRPKGVTISHLAFITQSLAKIAIAGYGEDDVYLHTSPLVHIGGLSSAMAMLMVGACHVLLPKFDAKTALQVMEQNHITCFITVPAMMADLIRVNRTTKNGAENRGVRKILNGGGSLSSELLKEAVNIFPCARILSAYGMTEACSSLTFMTLHDPTQESFKVTYPLLNQPKQGTCVGKPAPHIELMVKLDEDSSRVGKILTRGPHTMLRYWGHQVAQENVETSESRSNEAWLDTGDIGAFDEFGNLWLIGRSNGRIKTGGENVYPEEVTFQHKKLLDITLKFFYGLNLRRWKLF; translated from the exons ATGGCTAATCACTCTCGGCCTCACATCTGCCAGTGTTTGACTCGGCTAGCCTCCGTCAAACGGAACGCCGTCGTCACAGTCTACGGAAACCGGAAGCGCACCGGCAGGGAGTTCGTTGACGGCGTACTGAGCCTTGCCGCCGGACTGATTCGTCTCGGCCTCCGAAACGGTGATGTCGTCTCTATTGCTGCTTTTAACAG TGATTTGTTCTTGGAGTGGTTATTAGCTGTTGCATTGGTTGGAGGAGTAGTTGCTCCTTTGAATTACAGATGG AGCttgaaagaagcaaaaatgGCAATGCTGCTAGTAGAACCTGTGCTTTTGGTTACTGATGAGACATGTGTCTCGTGGTGCATTGATGTTCAAAATGGAGATATACCTTCCTTGAAATGGCGTGTGTTGATGGAGTCTACTTCAACAGATTTTGCAAATGAACTTAACCAgt TTTTGACAACCGAGATGCTTAAACAGCGTACACTGGTGCCTTCCTTAGCAACGTATGCTTGGGCTTCTGATGATGCTGTTGTTATATGTTTCACTTCTGGTACAAC GGGAAGACCCAAGGGTGTGACGATAAGCCACTTGGCTTTCATAACACAGTCTCTAGCTAAGATTGCTATTGCTGGCTACGGTGAGGATGAT GTGTATTTGCACACGTCTCCATTAGTTCATATCGGCGGTCTGTCATCAGCTATGGCCATGCTAATGGTTGGAGCTTGCCATGTTCTGCTGCCCAAGTTTGATGCCAAAACAGCTCTTCAAGTTATGGAACAAAACCATATAACTTGCTTCATCACCGTCCCAGCTATGATGGCTGATCTTATTCGTGTCAACAG GACAACGAAAAATGGAGCTGAAAACCGCGGTGTGAGAAAGATACTAAACGGAGGTGGATCTTTATCAAGCGAACTCCTTAAAGAAGCTGTGAACATCTTCCCATGTGCGAGGATACTTTCAGCATATG GGATGACAGAGGCGTGCTCTTCGCTGACCTTCATGACTCTCCATGATCCAACACAAGAGTCTTTTAAGGTGACTTATCCTTTGCTTAACCAACCAAAGCAAGGCACATGTGTTGGCAAGCCTGCCCCTCATATCGAACTGATGGTTAAACTCGACGAAGATTCATCGAGGGTCGGGAAAATTCTAACGCGCGGACCACACACTATGCTTAGATATTGGGGTCATCAAGTAGctcaagaaaatgttgaaacaTCAGAATCCAGAAGCAATGAAGCTTGGCTTGACACAGGTGATATCGGGGCCTTTGATGAGTTTGGTAACTTATGGCTTATAGGCCGGTCCAATGGCCGAATCAAGACTGGAGGCGAGAATGTTTACCCCGAAGAGGTTACCTTCCAACACAAGAAACTGCTCGATATTACCCTCAAGTTTTTTTATGGATTGAATTTACGCAGGTGGAAGCTGTTCTAG
- a CDS encoding Actin-like ATPase superfamily protein: MCIVYAETAARDSLEQVISEALVQSGFDKSDVRGVCLGVSGVNHPSDQEKIENWIRDMFPSHVKVYVQNDAIVALASGTMGKLHGCVLIAGTGCIAYGFDEDGKEARASGGGPILGDWGSGYGIAAQALTAVIRAHDGRGPQTMLTSTILKALGLSSPDELIGWTYADPSWARIAALVPQVVSCAEAGDEISDKILVDAAEDLALSVKAVVQRLGLCGKDGTASFPVVMVGGVLNANQKWDIGKEVSKRINRYFPGAQTIIPKVEPAVGAALLAMNFLSS, translated from the exons ATGTGCATCGTGTATGCAGAAACTGCAGCAAGGGATTCACTAGAGCAAGTGATTTCTGAGGCACTTGTACAGTCTGGTTTTGATAAATCAGATGTTCGCGGTGTATGCTTAGGTGTTTCAGGTGTTAATCATCCCTCAGACCAGGAAAAGATAGAAAATTGGATAAG GGACATGTTTCCTAGTCATGTCAAGGTATATGTTCAGAATGATGCTATAGTGGCTTTAGCTAGTGGAACCATGGGAAAGCTCCATGGCTGCGTTCTAATCGCTGGTACAGGATGTATAGCTTATGGCTTTGATGAAGATGGCAAGGAGGCTAGGGCATCTGGTGGTGGACCAATCTTAGGTGATTGGGGAAG TGGCTATGGAATTGCTGCACAGGCCTTAACGGCGGTGATTAGAGCTCATGATGGTCGTGGCCCACAAACGATGCTTACAAGTACCATCTTAAAAGCACTTGGACTCTCCTCTCCAGACGAACTCATCGG TTGGACTTACGCTGATCCATCTTGGGCACGTATCGCTGCTCTTGTTCCTCAAGTAGTCTCTTGTGCAGAAGCTGGTGATGAAATTTCAGATAAGATCTTGGTTGATGCAGCTGAGGATTTAGCTCTCAGTGTGAAAGCTGTTGTACAGAGACTTGGTTTATGTGGCAAAG aTGGGACAGCTTCTTTCCCGGTTGTAATGGTAGGCGGAGTCCTTAACGCTAATCAGAAATGGGACATTGGAAAAGAAGTCTCTAAGCGCATTAACAGATACTTTCCAGGGGCTCAAACTATCATACCAAAG GTAGAGCCAGCTGTTGGAGCAGCATTGTTGGCCATGAACTTCTTATCAAGTTAA
- the AAE14 gene encoding acyl-activating enzyme 14 (acyl-activating enzyme 14 (AAE14); CONTAINS InterPro DOMAIN/s: AMP-binding, conserved site (InterPro:IPR020845), AMP-dependent synthetase/ligase (InterPro:IPR000873); BEST Arabidopsis thaliana protein match is: AMP-dependent synthetase and ligase family protein (TAIR:AT4G19010.1); Has 73301 Blast hits to 67448 proteins in 3614 species: Archae - 1088; Bacteria - 49563; Metazoa - 3259; Fungi - 3557; Plants - 2200; Viruses - 1; Other Eukaryotes - 13633 (source: NCBI BLink).) has translation MANHSRPHICQCLTRLASVKRNAVVTVYGNRKRTGREFVDGVLSLAAGLIRLGLRNGDVVSIAAFNSDLFLEWLLAVALVGGVVAPLNYRWSLKEAKMAMLLVEPVLLVTDETCVSWCIDVQNGDIPSLKWRVLMESTSTDFANELNQFLTTEMLKQRTLVPSLATYAWASDDAVVICFTSGTTGRPKGVTISHLAFITQSLAKIAIAGYGEDDVYLHTSPLVHIGGLSSAMAMLMVGACHVLLPKFDAKTALQVMEQNHITCFITVPAMMADLIRVNRTTKNGAENRGVRKILNGGGSLSSELLKEAVNIFPCARILSAYGMTEACSSLTFMTLHDPTQESFKVTYPLLNQPKQGTCVGKPAPHIELMVKLDEDSSRVGKILTRGPHTMLRYWGHQVAQENVETSESRSNEAWLDTGDIGAFDEFGNLWLIGRSNGRIKTGGENVYPEEVEAVLVEHPGIVSAVVIGVIDTRLGEMVVACVRLQEKWIWSDVENRKGSFQLSSETLKHHCRTQNLTGFKIPKRFVRWEKQFPLTTTGKVKRDEVRRQVLSHFQIMTSSL, from the exons ATGGCTAATCACTCTCGGCCTCACATCTGCCAGTGTTTGACTCGGCTAGCCTCCGTCAAACGGAACGCCGTCGTCACAGTCTACGGAAACCGGAAGCGCACCGGCAGGGAGTTCGTTGACGGCGTACTGAGCCTTGCCGCCGGACTGATTCGTCTCGGCCTCCGAAACGGTGATGTCGTCTCTATTGCTGCTTTTAACAG TGATTTGTTCTTGGAGTGGTTATTAGCTGTTGCATTGGTTGGAGGAGTAGTTGCTCCTTTGAATTACAGATGG AGCttgaaagaagcaaaaatgGCAATGCTGCTAGTAGAACCTGTGCTTTTGGTTACTGATGAGACATGTGTCTCGTGGTGCATTGATGTTCAAAATGGAGATATACCTTCCTTGAAATGGCGTGTGTTGATGGAGTCTACTTCAACAGATTTTGCAAATGAACTTAACCAgt TTTTGACAACCGAGATGCTTAAACAGCGTACACTGGTGCCTTCCTTAGCAACGTATGCTTGGGCTTCTGATGATGCTGTTGTTATATGTTTCACTTCTG GTACAACGGGAAGACCCAAGGGTGTGACGATAAGCCACTTGGCTTTCATAACACAGTCTCTAGCTAAGATTGCTATTGCTGGCTACGGTGAGGATGAT GTGTATTTGCACACGTCTCCATTAGTTCATATCGGCGGTCTGTCATCAGCTATGGCCATGCTAATGGTTGGAGCTTGCCATGTTCTGCTGCCCAAGTTTGATGCCAAAACAGCTCTTCAAGTTATGGAACAAAACCATATAACTTGCTTCATCACCGTCCCAGCTATGATGGCTGATCTTATTCGTGTCAACAG GACAACGAAAAATGGAGCTGAAAACCGCGGTGTGAGAAAGATACTAAACGGAGGTGGATCTTTATCAAGCGAACTCCTTAAAGAAGCTGTGAACATCTTCCCATGTGCGAGGATACTTTCAGCATATG GGATGACAGAGGCGTGCTCTTCGCTGACCTTCATGACTCTCCATGATCCAACACAAGAGTCTTTTAAGGTGACTTATCCTTTGCTTAACCAACCAAAGCAAGGCACATGTGTTGGCAAGCCTGCCCCTCATATCGAACTGATGGTTAAACTCGACGAAGATTCATCGAGGGTCGGGAAAATTCTAACGCGCGGACCACACACTATGCTTAGATATTGGGGTCATCAAGTAGctcaagaaaatgttgaaacaTCAGAATCCAGAAGCAATGAAGCTTGGCTTGACACAGGTGATATCGGGGCCTTTGATGAGTTTGGTAACTTATGGCTTATAGGCCGGTCCAATGGCCGAATCAAGACTGGAGGCGAGAATGTTTACCCCGAAGAG GTGGAAGCTGTTCTAGTAGAGCATCCAGGGATTGTTTCTGCTGTGGTGATAGGCGTCATTGATACTCGTCTTGGAGAGATGGTCGTTGCTTGTGTTCGTTTACAGGAGAAATGGATATGGTCTGATGTTGAAAACCGTAAAGGAAGTTTCCAACTGTCAAGTGAGACACTCAAACATCATTGCAGAACACAGAACCTAACCGG GTTTAAGATACCGAAGAGGTTTGTCCGATGGGAGAAGCAGTTTCCGTTGACAACAACTGGGAAAGTGAAAAGAGATGAAGTTCGAAGACAAGTTTTGTCTCATTTCCAAATCATGACTAGCTCTCTCTGA